The genome window AATCCCCATGCACTCAGGTGGAGGCCTCTGCATGTCCCTCCCAGGTATGCAGTTCCCAGAGAAATCAAATCCCACATTTCTGAAGAACAGCTTGTCACAGTCCTGGCTGAACCCAGAAAAGAAATTGTAAGAAACGGTGAGGTTTAGGAGACTCTTGAGGTCACAAACGAGGTCTGGGAGCTCCCCTGAGAACTGGTTGTGGGCCATGTTAAGGACCTCAATGTCAGAAAGGCATGACAAGGAGCTTGGGAGATGGCCTGTGAACGAATTGAAGCTCAAATCCAAGACTTCTACATCACTTAGAAAGCCGATCCCTTCCGGAATGCAACCTGTTAGTTCGTTGTTCAGGAACAGCACCTCCCTGATGCCAGGTCCCACGTGGCCAAAGCTGGCCGGGATGGATCCAGAGAACTTGTTGTTGGCCAGGGTGATCACAGAAGCTGGGGAGTTCCAGAGGATCATGGGGATCTGGCCTTCGAACTGGTTGTTGTTGAGGAATATGCCGTCCAAACCTCCCACAAAGAGCTCATCTGGGACTTCACCTGAGAAGCTGTTGAACCTGAGGTCAAGGTAGATGAGGTTTGGGATGCGGAGTGTGGAGGTGGGGAAGGGTCCTGAGAACTGGTTGTTACTAAGGTCCAGCTCCGTGAGGTACTGTAGCTCTCCGAAGGAGTCTGGAATTGTACCTGAGAACCGGTTGCTGTTTAGGTGAATGATGGAGAGATATGCGAGGAAAGAGAGCTCCTTCACCAATGAGCCTCTGAGGCTGGCATGGTTGAGATCTATGCCTGCGAccacagaggaggaggaggaggaggtgcccTCAGGTGGTTCGGAGCAGAAGACACCTCTGTATGAGCATACATTCGGACCAACCCAGGAGGCTAGGATTCCTGATGGATCCTCTGTGATGGCTGACTTCCAAGCTTGAAGAGCTGTGTACTCCACGCTGCTGGTGGGATTTGAGGGACTGGTTGGTGGTGCTTGTGTGCTGGCTGTGGTGGTAGTGGTGCCTCTTCCATTGATCCAGACTCCAACACCACCACCGATGCCAATACTAAATGCTGAGGTTTTTAGGGAGAAGAGTTGGAAGAAGGCAAGAAGGAGATACCACCATGTCTTTTGCATCGGACTAAAGGAAGGATTGGAGTCTCTCAGGGCTTTTGGTGGATTTGAGAGCTGCTCTCTCATGTTTGTGCCGGTTGATGGGCTCCTTGCACTCCTGCGTCTATCTCCCTTACCTGTGGTGCTTCTGTCTGACACTGAGCAtcatcttattgcaagtgttaaaATTGTCAGCATCTCCAATGGTTAGTTCGAGAGAATTAAATTTTGTGGGGAAATAGCATTTATGATCTCGACTGGGATCTGGTTGGTGATACTGTGTTTGAAGTATGCAGTTCTGAGTCTTCAAATTCTGCAGAGTGGCCACAAAAAAGAGAATCAACCCACCAATTAACTCAAAGTGTAAGTTGGAAAGTGGTAGCTTCTATTTGTTCCATTTAAAACATGCTCATGTATATAATTCTTAGAGGAACAAGGTGCCTCATAACTGGATTGCACAACCAGTCTTATTCTTTCCTTACCGACAACACTTCGAGTGGAGAACTTTCTAAGCATGCACACCTCACTGGTTATGGATGATGGGGAGACATGGAAGGTGGCAGAATGTCTGATTAAACATATCCTACTTTTTCTTGCTGTTGTGGCTTTTTTGGACTGTTGGTTTGTTTTTGAAGCAAGATCAGGACAATCACTGAACACAGAGAAATTGTGATAGATTAGTGGTCTTCTAATATCACCCATGGTGTCAATTTCTAATCATGAAGCTTGGCAAACCTATTTTCTATATTCCTCGTTACATGGCTTCACAGTGTTCTTTAGTTAAAACATGTTCAGAAACTCAGTTTGATGGTATGATTTGCATGTGTTGTTTTTTCCAATTAAACTCTTTTTAAGTTTCTCAGTGGATGTAGAAGATGGAACTGACTGATTCATATTGCTTTTTTGTGCTTCCAGGTTGGTCCATGTGGACCTTGGTGTGTACACATCCAAATTGCTGGTGTTCTCCCCACTGTATTGATGGAAAGCATCTCATGATTCTATTCCTTTTTTATCTTTATGCTTCAAAGTGAAAAATGTCCTACTAGATCGCAACCCATCCAAGAACTTCTATGTAGGCCTCAGATTATTGATGGCTGCAATGCTTGTCCTGCTCCAAAGAGGCTTCTAACCACATGAAGGTACATAGCTTATGCTAAGGGATTCAATTGGtacttctcttctctctttcatgttctttttcttTGCTTTTGGAACAAACATTTAAACCTGTTGGCTCAAGCATGCATCAGAAGTCACTATATGCAGTCTTAACTATTGTGGCAGAAATCACTGTTAGCTTGTGGACTTTGGAACTCTAAGATTTGTGTGAACGTCTTTTTTGGTTGAGGTCAACGTCGATTCTATCGTTAGGTTCAAAAAGAATCCAAAGCTTTTCTTCCCAGTCTTTGTCAACATCTGTAAGTCTTCTGTTCTCATTTCTCCATCATATTATGCTATTGCCACTTGATAGTTCATCCTCTCCAGGAAGCTCCAAGTTGGGCACACTCATGATTGATGGAATGTTATGCCAATAGATGAATTACTGAGAAaaacccttttttatttttttcaagaaagtgtcatttattttcaaaatttactaacagtatatatttttttaatatctgaaATAGTCTTGATTTGATAAGCCAATCACATATTCTTTGTTCTTTCCTTTCTCTATGGGTCGGTTCTTAGGGTAAATTGGTctaattataatgtttttatattatattatattgtttTCAATAATACTAAGAAAATACTGTATCATAGCATAAAAGTATTATGATAGAATTTTTATATCATGTTGCACTATTTTTAGCAACACAAAAGAAACATAATAtactaaaaaaatactataacatagttTTTTTAACTAAAAACATTATAATTAGATCAGTTCAtagaaaaacaaaggaaaaatgGGTATGTGGCTAGGAGTATTCTTGGTAGTAGGTAATtcttgagaatatatatatatataatgagtttATTCTGTGACTCAAATATGTAAACATGTGATTTAGGGTAGGAATGCAAAAAACCCTTGCCTAAGTGAACGAGATGTGGCCACACCAAAGAATAAATAATCTTCCCATTAAAGGGGGAGAACGTGACGTCCATTCAATTAATTAAAGCAACGTCCATTTAATATTAAGCTCGTTGCACTCTTTAACATCTCCGCCTACGTGGGCGGATGCTATGCCATGCCATGCACATGCCATTACTTAATAATAGCCCACATGAGTCTCGATGGCCATTATTTTGTGCTATTATCTCATGTTAATTAGCATGTGGTGTTTCCTCGTCGTCACCAGAAGGTGACACGATCGCTAATCGGTTGCCTCCCCAGAGACCCAAGGGATGCTTAAGCCCTTCAATTAACCACTAATCTAATCCACCTGTTCAACTGTTCCGCCGGAACAGCTTCCATCCCCCTCACCCAGGGATCACGAACGAACCTAATCATCTGTTCTTTAACGGGGAACAGGATGTGTATCTCCGGCCTCAGTGATACTTTACATCGTCCGCTGCAAAGAAGACGAGGAAGGAAGCAGCAAGCAAACCAAACCCTCCCCTGAGGCGGATTCTTCTGCTTCATCTGCCCTATTTGCTCTTCGATCTTGGCGTCGAATCCCTAACGGTTGATCTTTCTGGTGGGAATTTGGCGGAAAGATGAGCTCCGATCCGAACAACGACTGCGCGGGGTGGCTTTTCGCCTCGGATTTCATCTGGGACGCTCGGATCATCGACGGCCCCTCAGCTTCGAGGTGATTCCTTCTTCTTAGTCCTGCAGTTTAATTTCCTTGTCCGGTTTGTAGATTAAATGCGTTGAACTTGTTTGTCGAGTTACCTTGTTATCAACAAATTGGCAATCTCTCCAGTACAATGTATATCATGTTCTGTGAACAATTTGGTCTATTAGATATTGGCCTCCATGAtctgattaattaattaattggatAAGATGATTTACTTGCATCTTAATGTTCCTTGAGAGCATATCTATGTATCCCAAAATTGTCATCAGCTTGATGTTTGATGTTTCTTATTCTTGTTGTGTCATGTGCAGTGCAATGCTTGGGTTTGATGTGTTGAGCAAGGAGGACAACTGCCCAAACAATGGTTCCCGGAAGAAACGGTATGAAGTATCTTTCTTTTCTATGGAGTACACGCATCTTTCACCTGCATTTAGGGTAAAGTTGAATAAGGAATCACAAATTTTCCGAAAATTGTAGGATTTTCTTTATGATTGGTAGTCACATCAGGAAACTACCATTAGGAAGAACTATTGTTTGTTTATGCTTAAAATAATTTCTCCTCATGATCAAGATATTGTACAACAACAGCATAGAGAAGACAAGTGCAGTTCCTTCTGGTAAAGGAAAAGTGCCTCACCAGTTTACTTTTGCACTTATTGTTATGATTATGATATTTGCATGATCTTCTCAATATTCATGTCTATATCATGTCTTTTATTCAGTGTCTCACCCCAGTATTTGATCTTGGATGAGTTGTAAGGCATGTGAAAGAATATACATAATATCTTAAGCTGAATAAAGTTTGATCGATTCACTTTCTGCAACTTTGATATTTGTTGGTAAGTCAATCTTTTGTTCTGATGTAACAAGTTGAGAGAATTTCATTCTTCAAACAACACTTGTTCCTTTCTTTTTTAGGACATCTGATGTGAATACTTGCTCATTTTGTTGTTCTACAGAAACCGTGTGGAGTCATGTGCTGCACCAGGCACAAAAGCTTGCCGTGAGAAACTGCGAAGGGATAGACTCAATGATAGGCATGTTCGACCACCATGCAACTGTTGCCATATGCTGGAAAAAGCAGCCTGTTTGTGAGTATCATGTTATGCATATTATTGTCCTCCACCTCTGATTCATGATGTTACATGATCAGGTTCACGGAGTTGTGCTCGGTCATGGATCCTGGAAAGCCTCCCAAGACAGACAAATCTGCCATTTTGAGTGATGCCACTCGTCTTATGAACCATTTGCGTCTTGAAGCAGAGAAGCTCAAAGACTCGAATGAAGCACTCAAAGATGCCATAAAGAGTCTGAAGGTGACAAGTGAACTATTGTCATATTCATCTCTATTTATGTTGCTTTATGTCTAGCCGGTTGAACCGAGTTCAGATATGCAAAATTTAGGATCGCAGTTGCTTTTTCAACTATAGTCACCACCATAACATGGTATCTAAAAACTGCAAAATGGGCTTAAATTGCACTAGTCAAGCATTCGGATCAAGACCAACCGGGACATGCTTTACAGCCTCTATGCTACCTCCATCAAACTGCACCAACTATGGGTTCAAGATTTAGAATGGTCAGACAAATCATGGACAATATAGGCAGTTATCATTCATCGTATTCCATCGACACAGTCAAGTTAGCTTCcaaaatatattttcaataaCCAAAGCTTCAAAAACAACTAGGATGAACATATTTCTATCGACCGTTTACAATTACCATGATAACAAGCTTTTAATGTTTCTTGCTTCATTAGCATGCCTTGCAGGCAGAGAAATTGGAGCTAAGGGATGAGAAAATGAGGCTGAAGGCTGAGAAGGAGCGGACGGAACAGATGCTCAAAGCCATTAGCACTACACCCCAGTTCATGACTCAACCAGCTGCCGCAACTCGTCATTCAGCATCAGTTGCCGCTCACATCAAAACCATCCCGCACCCGAACTACATGCCAATGGGCATGTGGCGATGGATACCTCCAGCCGCTTTGGATACTTCTCAGGATCATGTGCTAAGGCCGCCTGTTGCTTAGTAACTTTTTCCAATATCCTGGCATTAAAAACACTCATCATTTAGCTTGCATTGGTTGTTAATGTCAACTTATCTAAATGTATTGCAGATTTATCATCTGTGTCAGAATTTTTtagtctcattcaagtttttagaTCTTGGTAAATTGTAACAGAACTAAAATTTTATGAAGATGGAATGGATGCGTGGACTATGACCAGCTTGAGATGGTGTTTGGCAAACTGAGGTGGAAAGTGCAGCTCATTCCTGTCGTTGTGGAGTTTGATCAAGCTGTTAATGACTCGTTTAATCCATATATATACTTCCAAAGCAAGTGTTAATTGTACTTACCTCTCTTAAATGTTAATATGCATGTTCTTTGTACTATTCAATAATTATTTCTCTTAAGATAGATTTACTATGAATTGAGTATTTCAGTGATCTCATCGAGCTAAGAGTATTTGAAAATGTttcgtcttttattttatgaaaatGAATTTTTATTCCATTATTTGGGGGAAAAAAAGGATCAAAACACGAGATGAGCAACATCCGAGTAGGGTATTCTGCAATCGCCTCCACGACAGAGACCAAGACTCGAGAACAAACGACGTCGATCGTCCATGCTGCCTTCACGCCAACGCATCAAATTCCATGCACGATAACATCACGCAGTTGTGGTTCTTCTCTTCTTGCATGTTCCATCATGCTCTCGATTTCGATCGCAAATGTACTTCTCAAGTTGCTGCTTTTGGTGCCAGCTTTGATCGAGGCCGAGAGAAAGTAGGAGAATAAGAACAAGGCAAAATGGAGGATATGTCTTTCCAAACGCACTCGCAGAGACATTAAAGACGATGACGACTAAGAGCGACCTAAGAAGAAGCCTTTTCAACAAGAAAGGCAGGCATGGAAGAGAGAACACTCGATTCTATTCTTATCCGTCCTCCACGTCAGATAAAGACTAAAGAGGATGCCTCTCCCTCTCTTTATCAATGATGGAATATGTTCCTAATTTTGGGGTTCATTTCGATTCTTTTATCTTGAagggataaataaataaataaatatatatatatatgatttgtgaAACAATTATTCATCAAAATGACTAAAGCATATTTGTGCGGTTTGACTTTGATCACGACTTTTAACACGAATCAGATGTTCGTTTCGTAACCGTTCTTAGTTATATGTCGGCGCGGGACCACGTCACCCCGGAGAGGTGATACGGTCAGAAGGAATTATAACGGCTGGAGGTCTTTGTTACAGATTATAACGGAACGAGCCGATACGATGTGTTTACTGTATATATCCCCCGCGCGCGGGTGATCGATCGGATAGACGGCGAGAGACGAGGGGAAGGGGAAAGAAGAACAGAGAGAGCCACTTCGCCCCCGCGAACCCCAACCCCCACCTCGATCCCTAAGTCGATCCTCCAAAGCATCCATTGGAATCAGTCTTCTCCTTCTCGGTCCTTGCCTTTTTGCTTGTTTCGCGTGGGTTTTAGGAGCGGGAAGGGGGTTTTAGGAGGAGAGATCGAGGATGCCGATAGACGCGGCGTTGTTGGACGATATCATACGGCGGCTTCTGCTGTCCAAGGGCTCCCGGCCGGCCAAGTATGCGCAGCTAACGGATAAGGAGATCCGGCAGCTGTGCATCGCGTCGAAGGAGATCTTTCTCAGACAGCCCAATCTGCTGGAGCTCGAAGCCCCCATCAAGATCTGCGGTAAAGTGGCAAAAAGATTTAGTTTTTTTCTTACTGCAGTTTTGTATTTGGAGTTATATTCTTTGATCATAGAGTAACATTCTCAAGACAACATAGTATGTTTAGCTACCTCTTGCCTAAATTAGGGTAAAAGTTGATGCTGACATCGCAGAATTGCATGTTCTTCAAGCTATTTCTCATCAGCTGTACAAGATTCTAATGGGTTGTTTTGTCAATACCATTGCTTGATTTGCTTTATTCTAGCAACTTAGTTGGCATTTTCGAATATATCATCATCGGCTTAACAGCAATGTCTGTATGGTATACAACATTCCACATCATGCGGCTTCATGTAGTCTTACCCTTGCAAGTAAAGATGATGTTTCGCAGCTCGAATTATGGTCACTCATGGTACAGAGGAGCAACCTTTTCGCGGTGGCAACATATATTCAAATCTAGTTTGGGATTAGTGTTCTCTACCTTCATGAATCTTTTGACATGGTGTAGTCATGTTGATTGATTCTAGATTCCTAGTAGAGGATTCATATTCAATCATCCATATGCGTTGATGAAAAAAAGGTGATGAAGGATCTTCTCCGtgatagattttttttctctcatgtTTTATCTTGTGCCTTCTAAAATGACCAGTAATCAGTGTTCCTGGGGTGATTGTTGGTAAAAGCAGGTTCTTGTAATATCATGTAGTCTAGACAGAGGAGCATAGGTTCTCTTCCTCCGGTGCTATCCCTACAAATCCTTCAGACCTATCATTTACTGCCTGGATTTTGTTTGTGTGATACCAATCTGGATCCTTATCTTAAGAATTTGGAACTTTAATTTTGTCACCGCAGGAGATATTCATGGTCAGTATACTGATCTTCTTCGGCTTTTCGAGTGTGGAGGATACCCCCCACAGGCAAATTATTTGTTCCTTGGGGACTACGTTGATCGTGGCAAGCAGAGCATAGAAACCATATGCCTGCTCCTGGCATACAAGATCAAGTACCCAGAGAGCTTCTTCCTTCTCAGGGGTAACCATGAATGTGCTTCCATTAGTCGCATATATGGCTTTTATGATGAGTGCAAGAGGAGATACTATGTTCATCTATGGAGAGTCTTTACTGATTGTTTCAACTGCCTCCCGGCTGCTGCACTTATCGAGGACAAGATACTCTGCATGCATGGGGGTCTATCTCCTCAATTGAAGAACTTGAACCAGATACGAAACATTGCACGGCCGGTGGATGTTCCAGACACTGGTCTCCTCTGTGATCTGCTATGGTCGGACCCTGACGAAAACATCCAGGGCTGGGGAGAAAATGATAGAGGTGTCTCTTACACATTTGGGCCAGACGTGGTAGCTCAGTTTCTTCAGAAGCTTGATATAGACCTCATCTGCCGTGCCCATGAGGTTGGTGGTGTCATCTAGACGGTTCATTTGTGGTTTCGACACATTTGCCATGAGCTATGGTGCTTCGCATTGCTTGACGATGAACTGGTCACTTGGGCAGGTCGTGCAAGATGGATATAAATTCTTTGCGAGACGGCAGCTGGTGACACTGTTCTCTGCTCCAAACTATTGCGGGGAATTTGATAATGTCGGTGCTATAATGAATGTGGATGGAAATCTGACATGTTCGTTTCAGATTCTACAGCCAACTGAAAAGATGGGATTGTGGAATAAGTTATCACGATCTGGAACATCTCCTGGAAAGGTATTAAATATCAATCTCTTTGCAATTTAACCAGCCATAACTATAGTACATTGGTACGATGAGTTGTCATGTTTGAGATAGCATTATATATTCTTTTTCTCAAATCGTTTTCCATCTGAAATTGCACAAATTTTAATGGGATTCTTCTCTTGCAAATTGGAGGCATGTTTGTAGTCGTTTCTTCTTCATCCACCAGAGGCCAGTGATGTAGTCGTGCATATTTATAagagagaagaaaaacaaaagtatactttttttttttgtttgtttttttgcaAAGGAAACTAACATGTTTTCTTTAGATATCATTTATATGTTAGTTAGCCCAAGGGATATGGTGGTTTCCATATTAATTCATCCAATCATTtaataggcttggagttttgggtTTATAACCTGTTGACCTTTTTTGATTGGAATAGATGCGGCAGTCTGACATAATAGCTTACTGGGGATATCTGGTGACCTAAATCTGAATCATTTAACCAAATGTACATTATTTTATAatctagtcttttttttttttcctttctttgccTTTTTACTTGAATTTCTGACCATGGTCTAGTCACATTTGGCTCGTTAGAAAGTCACCGCTCTTTAGACTAGCAGCATGGGGTCTTAAATGCAAGTGATTGCTGCAAATAGGATACAGTTCATGTGGAAATATGGTTTAGAACTGAACTGGTATCATCACTCCAACTTGTTCTTTGGATGCAAGTCTGTTATTTTCGTTTTGTAGAACAAATGATTAATCTTCTTATAGACAAGACATTCTGCATCAGGCAAAGTTGTATtaatcgattttttttttctgatctaTTAGTAGGTTTGTCAAGACGAGACTCGATCAATTTTATTTAATCTAAACTATTGATCAAAATGATTAAGTTTAATCTTTCAATTTTATTTGAATTTAACtacatatcaaaatatttaaattgaatttgataataatatattcatcaaatcctCATAAGTTAATCTTAATTCAGATTAATCTTTATCAGTTTTTTCTTGCTCTATAATCAAATTTTATTGGGTTTTGATGTGAAGCACTCTGTCCGAGTATGAAAGGACATCTGCAGTCCTTTTAGTTGATCTTGAATATTTGACAGACAGACCTTTTGAAAAATGTTGTTGTCAAATATTCAATattcaatattaaaaaaatttctttttcaatatatatatatatatatatatatatatgtgtgtgtgtgtgtatcgcATATTCCTTTTATGATCTGCTTATTGATATTGTCAAACCATGCCAGTCATAAGGACAGACAACGCTTTTAACAGACTCGTATTCTAAGGTCCTTTTGGCAAAGCTACTGTGCTCTGTTCATTGTGGTACCATAGATCATGAATGCCGCAAAGTGCAACTTCCGTATTTGTTTCCTCACATCTAATGGTTCATTATAGCTGTCCTGAGTTGGCATATAGGAAGCATGTGTCTTCATAAATGCTTAGATTTGTTGTAGGCCAGTGGTGATGTTGTCTTTGTCTGGTATTTATCAGGTTTGGAAAGATTGAACTTATTTGAAATGGGTTGAATAGCTGGGAGGTGCAGTCGTAGGACGACATAAAGCTGACAATTCTCCAACTTTGCCAGAGTGCCAAATCTATAAAAGTAATTCTCCAACTTCCCCTCTTCTGTACTGGTGATCCATAGGGTATGACGTTCGACGGTTACTTGTATTTCCACTATTTCATATGCTTTGAAGTTTGTAGTCTTTTTACTGTATGCATGTGGTCATATTTCTATTTCGGGCCTGATTCCAACCGCTTCCACTGAGATGGATGCTATTTACTTAATCATGTTCTCTCGGGCCTGATTCCAACCGCTTCCACTGAAATTTCGGGATTCGCCTATCTCAATAAAACGTGTCATGTGGGTGAAGTCAAAAACACAAAGAAAAGTTATGATCACTGGTGCCGATTAACAATATACCACAATGAATCTAACAAGCGCCACACTACCCATATTTTATTGAGTTTAATCATACAACTTACCCATGAGGACCAAAAGTGTCTACCACTCGTGTTACAGTAACAAAAATCATCAACGCCGGATGTCAATACTCCCATTTCTTAATCTCCATACCATCGGGCGCGCTTCCCTCCACCTTCTTCGAGCCAACTTCACCCCAGTTCGTGGACAAGACCGTGCCATTTGATTCAACCTGTTTTCAGGTGCCAAATCAGATGAGCCTATTCCCACCGGAGGTTTAATTTAAAGAAATAACCCTTCCCGTCCCGTGTACGACAACATCCTATGATCCTAAGAGAAGAAGGGGCAAGTATGCTCTTAAGAATAACAACTTACAAAGGACTTGCTCATTGCCCTTCTAGTGTCCTCATCAGCATCTCTGTAGATGTCCTGGAAGAATTTGTTCAGTGCCGCATCACCATCCAGCTTCTCATCTTTCTCCTGAGAGAATCAAAACAGGCAGTTAAAAGGACTGGCAAGGATTTCTGATCTTCATGGGATTCTCCAACGCGACACAAATACTACATACACAACAATAAACAAGAAACAGACTAGGCTAAAACAATTAAAGGCATTTGCTAAACTGAAATTATAGCAACAAACAAATGTCTCATCTGCCAATTATTCGTATACCTCTTTCTTCACTTCAGCTTCCAGCTTATCCCAATCAACTTTTGACTTCGAGGATGGATAAGATGGTCTTGGATGTATTGTAGCTGCATCCTCAACATTCAATAAGGAGACCGTAAGTAGGATTATCCAGTTATAAATATGAATTATGAGTCATCGATGCTGCACTCATAGTATGCTTCCAAATTTCATAGTACAATTCCCGCCCCAAAAACAAGCAAGCAAACAAAAGAACGTTCTTAACCTGACCGTCAATCACCAAAAGCTTTCCTCCCCGTCATTCGGCAAATTAATGCCAaatgtgaaaaagaaaaaaatgagcaAAAAACGATGTCATCATGAAGCAATGCATTGTTGGatagaaaaaggaaaaggaaaaacagTGCTCGTCTCAAAGATATGTAGTCAGTAAACCAAAAACAAATGAAGACTACTAGACTAATAATCACAGACTCAAAAACGAAAGAGGCAACTGTGGTCCAACAGTAACGAAAACAGTGGAGTCGACTGTGGCAGTGATGAATGGTGGCGACAT of Musa acuminata AAA Group cultivar baxijiao chromosome BXJ1-7, Cavendish_Baxijiao_AAA, whole genome shotgun sequence contains these proteins:
- the LOC135678609 gene encoding transcription factor ILR3-like isoform X4 gives rise to the protein MSSDPNNDCAGWLFASDFIWDARIIDGPSASSAMLGFDVLSKEDNCPNNGSRKKRNRVESCAAPGTKACREKLRRDRLNDRFTELCSVMDPGKPPKTDKSAILSDATRLMNHLRLEAEKLKDSNEALKDAIKSLKAEKLELRDEKMRLKAEKERTEQMLKAISTTPQFMTQPAAATRHSASVAAHIKTIPHPNYMPMGMWRWIPPAALDTSQDHVLRPPVA
- the LOC135678609 gene encoding transcription factor bHLH115-like isoform X1, producing the protein MSSDPNNDCAGWLFASDFIWDARIIDGPSASSAMLGFDVLSKEDNCPNNGSRKKRNRVESCAAPGTKACREKLRRDRLNDRHVRPPCNCCHMLEKAACLFTELCSVMDPGKPPKTDKSAILSDATRLMNHLRLEAEKLKDSNEALKDAIKSLKHALQAEKLELRDEKMRLKAEKERTEQMLKAISTTPQFMTQPAAATRHSASVAAHIKTIPHPNYMPMGMWRWIPPAALDTSQDHVLRPPVA
- the LOC135678609 gene encoding transcription factor bHLH115-like isoform X2 encodes the protein MSSDPNNDCAGWLFASDFIWDARIIDGPSASSAMLGFDVLSKEDNCPNNGSRKKRNRVESCAAPGTKACREKLRRDRLNDRHVRPPCNCCHMLEKAACLFTELCSVMDPGKPPKTDKSAILSDATRLMNHLRLEAEKLKDSNEALKDAIKSLKAEKLELRDEKMRLKAEKERTEQMLKAISTTPQFMTQPAAATRHSASVAAHIKTIPHPNYMPMGMWRWIPPAALDTSQDHVLRPPVA
- the LOC135678608 gene encoding leucine-rich repeat extensin-like protein 4 — its product is MREQLSNPPKALRDSNPSFSPMQKTWWYLLLAFFQLFSLKTSAFSIGIGGGVGVWINGRGTTTTTASTQAPPTSPSNPTSSVEYTALQAWKSAITEDPSGILASWVGPNVCSYRGVFCSEPPEGTSSSSSSVVAGIDLNHASLRGSLVKELSFLAYLSIIHLNSNRFSGTIPDSFGELQYLTELDLSNNQFSGPFPTSTLRIPNLIYLDLRFNSFSGEVPDELFVGGLDGIFLNNNQFEGQIPMILWNSPASVITLANNKFSGSIPASFGHVGPGIREVLFLNNELTGCIPEGIGFLSDVEVLDLSFNSFTGHLPSSLSCLSDIEVLNMAHNQFSGELPDLVCDLKSLLNLTVSYNFFSGFSQDCDKLFFRNVGFDFSGNCIPGRDMQRPPPECMGIPGGGLSCLRIPAAKAVACSRAMVQGSRMPAMPYTSPTSFPSLP
- the LOC103991353 gene encoding serine/threonine-protein phosphatase PP1 isozyme 1 produces the protein MPIDAALLDDIIRRLLLSKGSRPAKYAQLTDKEIRQLCIASKEIFLRQPNLLELEAPIKICGDIHGQYTDLLRLFECGGYPPQANYLFLGDYVDRGKQSIETICLLLAYKIKYPESFFLLRGNHECASISRIYGFYDECKRRYYVHLWRVFTDCFNCLPAAALIEDKILCMHGGLSPQLKNLNQIRNIARPVDVPDTGLLCDLLWSDPDENIQGWGENDRGVSYTFGPDVVAQFLQKLDIDLICRAHEVVQDGYKFFARRQLVTLFSAPNYCGEFDNVGAIMNVDGNLTCSFQILQPTEKMGLWNKLSRSGTSPGKVWKD
- the LOC135678609 gene encoding transcription factor bHLH115-like isoform X3, with protein sequence MSSDPNNDCAGWLFASDFIWDARIIDGPSASSAMLGFDVLSKEDNCPNNGSRKKRNRVESCAAPGTKACREKLRRDRLNDRFTELCSVMDPGKPPKTDKSAILSDATRLMNHLRLEAEKLKDSNEALKDAIKSLKHALQAEKLELRDEKMRLKAEKERTEQMLKAISTTPQFMTQPAAATRHSASVAAHIKTIPHPNYMPMGMWRWIPPAALDTSQDHVLRPPVA